In the Hordeum vulgare subsp. vulgare chromosome 7H, MorexV3_pseudomolecules_assembly, whole genome shotgun sequence genome, one interval contains:
- the LOC123410322 gene encoding probable cation transporter HKT9: MPIRLRTFLSSARHVSNSSVFIFQFIPFHLSPLLVHLSYFVIIDVLGFVALMALKPSNPNYSPRYVDIFFLSTSAVTVTGLATIKMEDLSSSQVVILTLLMLLGSEMFVSLIGHIHELRKQNKHDPEDSRVRSVTVQDESQIEEAIPATQSISTTSLKKSCLKYIGFVLLAYMVLILLVGSLSVFLYVAHVSTARDVLTRKSINTMLFSISVTVSSFTNGGLIPTNESMAVFSSNQGLLLLLTGQILAGNTLLPVFLRLVIWALRGLRIGRAKPEEFKFMMNNTKAVGFNHLLPNQQTVFLAASVAALIAVTVTFFCCLNWDSPVFAGLTANQKITNALFMAVNTRQAGENSIDCSLVAPAALVLFITMWCIPASTSFISLHEGDERGITEHKDRANKRRLSLNKMLFSPLACSAALIMLVCITERRSLSADPLNFSTFNMIFEAISAHRNVGLSMGYSCARLPHAEKESGCQDMPYSFSGWWSDQGKVVLVLMMLCGRLKCFHRHRS, translated from the exons ATGCCTATCAGGCTACGTACTTTTCTTAGTTCTGCAAGGCATGTCAGCAATTCATCCGTGTTCATTTTTCAGTTCATTCCTTTCCATCTCAGCCCACTTTTGGTTCACTTGTCCTATTTTGTTATCATTGATGTACTTGGTTTTGTTGCCTTGATGGCGCTGAAGCCAAGCAACCCTAACTACAGTCCTCGCTATGTCGACATATTTTTCCTTTCGACATCTGCAGTCACAGTTACAGGATTAGCTACCATCAAAATGGAGGATCTTTCTAGCTCTCAGGTAGTGATCCTAACTCTCTTGATGCTGTTAGGCAGCGAGATGTTTGTTTCCCTGATTGGCCATATCCATGAGTTGAGGAAGCAAAACAAGCATGATCCTGAAGACAGTAGAGTTAGATCAGTTACCGTGCAAGATGAGTCGCAGATAGAAGAGGCAATCCCGGCAACACAATCAATTAGTACCACTAGCCTCAAGAAGAGTTGCCTCAAATACATAGGATTTGTGCTGCTGGCATATATGGTCTTGATTCTTCTTGTAGGTTCTCTATCGGTGTTCTTGTACGTAGCACATGTTTCAACTGCAAGAGATGTGCTAACAAGGAAAAGTATCAACACCATGCTTTTCTCCATATCAGTCACTGTCTCTTCTTTCACCAATGGAGGGTTGATTCCGACGAATGAGAGCATGGCGGTGTTTTCCTCGAACCAAGGCCTTCTCCTGCTACTCACTGGCCAGATTCTTGCAGGCAACACACTGCTTCCTGTGTTTCTGAGGCTGGTGATATGGGCACTGAGAGGACTAAGAATAGGCAGAGCTAAACCTGAAGAGTttaagttcatgatgaacaaCACAAAGGCCGTGGGTTTCAACCACTTGCTGCCTAACCAGCAGACAGTATTCCTTGCAGCCTCGGTCGCTGCTCTCATAGCCGTGACCGTCACGTTTTTCTGCTGCTTGAACTGGGATTCTCCAGTGTTTGCAGGGCTGACCGCCAACCAGAAGATCAccaacgccttgttcatggcggtGAACACAAGGCAGGCAGGAGAGAATTCTATCGATTGCTCCCTCGTCGCTCCTGCAGCTTTAGTACTATTCATCACCATGTG GTGCATTCCGGCCTCGACGTCATTTATCTCACTGCATGAAGGCGACGAGAGGGGCATCACAGAACACAAGGATAGAGCAAACAAGAGAAGACTGTCACTGAATAAAATGCTGTTTTCACCACTAGCCTGCAGCGCGGCGCTGATAATGCTGGTCTGCATCACCGAGAGGAGATCGCTCTCCGCCGACCCTCTCAATTTCTCCACATTCAACATGATCTTCGAGGCCATAAG CGCGCATAGGAATGTAGGACTGTCCATGGGTTACAGCTGCGCGAGGCTGCCGCACGCGGAGAAGGAGAGCGGCTGCCAGGACATGCCTTACAGCTTCTCAGGGTGGTGGAGCGACCAGGGGAAGGTGGTTCTTGTCCTGATGATGCTCTGCGGGAGGCTCAAATGCTTCCACAGGCACAGGAGCTAG